A single window of Achromobacter xylosoxidans DNA harbors:
- the fabG gene encoding 3-oxoacyl-ACP reductase FabG codes for MENTSIELQGKIALVTGATRGIGRAIAQELAARGAVVIGTATSESGAAAITEALAPFGGRGVVLDVTNAEACDALIDALGKEGGGPHILVNNAGITRDTLAMRMKDDDWSAVIDTNLASVFRLSRAVLRNMMKARWGRIINVTSVVGSSGNPGQANYAAAKAGVAGMSRALARELGSRNITVNCVAPGFIDTDMTRALGESQTAALLQQIPLGRLGSPTDIAHAVAFLSGPQAGYITGTTLHVNGGMYMQ; via the coding sequence ATGGAAAACACCTCGATCGAACTGCAGGGCAAGATCGCCCTGGTCACGGGCGCCACGCGCGGCATTGGCCGCGCCATTGCGCAGGAACTGGCCGCGCGCGGCGCGGTTGTCATCGGCACCGCCACGTCGGAATCCGGCGCTGCCGCCATCACCGAGGCGCTGGCCCCGTTCGGCGGCCGTGGCGTGGTGCTGGACGTGACCAATGCCGAAGCCTGCGACGCCTTGATCGACGCGCTCGGCAAAGAAGGCGGTGGCCCCCATATCCTCGTCAATAATGCAGGCATCACCCGCGATACGCTGGCAATGCGCATGAAAGACGACGATTGGTCCGCCGTCATCGACACCAACCTGGCGTCGGTTTTCCGCCTCTCGCGCGCGGTGCTGCGCAACATGATGAAGGCCCGCTGGGGACGCATCATCAACGTCACCTCCGTGGTAGGCTCGAGCGGCAATCCCGGCCAGGCCAACTACGCCGCGGCCAAGGCCGGCGTGGCGGGCATGTCGCGCGCGCTGGCGCGTGAGCTGGGCAGCCGCAACATCACCGTCAATTGCGTGGCGCCCGGCTTCATCGATACCGACATGACGCGCGCCCTGGGCGAGAGCCAGACGGCGGCGCTACTGCAGCAGATTCCGCTGGGCCGCCTGGGTTCGCCGACGGATATCGCCCATGCGGTGGCCTTTTTGTCCGGGCCGCAGGCGGGTTACATTACCGGCACCACCCTGCACGTCAACGGCGGGATGTACATGCAATAA
- the fabD gene encoding ACP S-malonyltransferase yields the protein MKIAFVFPGQGSQAVGMLDAWADVAAVTDTVARASQALGQDLGALIAQGPTEQLNLTTNTQPAMLTAGAAFFAAWRAAGGRNPDVVAGHSLGEYAALTAAGSLALEDAVRLVRVRADAMQAAVPVGTGAMAAILGLDDDAVRAACASAAQGEVVEAVNFNAPAQVVIAGHKAAVERACELAKAAGAKRALLLPVSAPFHSSLLKPAADVLAGALAAVTVAAPQMPVINNVDVAAPTEPGAIRDALVRQAWHPVRWVETLRAMKAQGVTHVIECGPGKVLTGLTKRIDPELTGLAITDPASLEAALAAVNGN from the coding sequence ATGAAAATCGCTTTTGTCTTCCCCGGCCAGGGTTCGCAAGCAGTCGGCATGCTCGATGCCTGGGCCGACGTCGCTGCCGTGACCGACACCGTGGCGCGCGCCTCGCAGGCGCTGGGCCAGGACCTGGGTGCGCTGATCGCGCAGGGCCCCACCGAACAGCTCAACCTGACCACCAACACCCAGCCCGCCATGCTGACGGCCGGCGCCGCGTTCTTCGCGGCCTGGCGCGCGGCGGGCGGCCGTAATCCCGATGTCGTCGCCGGCCACAGTCTGGGCGAGTACGCCGCGCTGACGGCCGCCGGCTCGCTGGCGCTCGAAGATGCCGTGCGCCTGGTGCGCGTGCGCGCCGACGCCATGCAGGCCGCCGTGCCGGTCGGCACTGGCGCCATGGCCGCCATCCTCGGCCTGGACGATGACGCCGTGCGCGCTGCCTGCGCCTCGGCGGCCCAGGGTGAAGTGGTCGAAGCGGTCAACTTCAATGCGCCGGCGCAAGTCGTGATCGCCGGCCACAAGGCCGCCGTCGAGCGCGCCTGCGAGCTGGCCAAGGCCGCCGGCGCCAAGCGCGCGCTGCTGCTGCCGGTGTCGGCGCCGTTCCATTCCAGCCTGCTCAAGCCCGCCGCCGACGTGCTGGCCGGCGCGCTGGCCGCGGTGACGGTGGCGGCGCCGCAGATGCCCGTCATCAACAACGTCGATGTCGCCGCCCCGACCGAACCCGGGGCAATCCGGGATGCGCTGGTGCGCCAGGCGTGGCATCCTGTGCGTTGGGTCGAAACGCTGCGCGCCATGAAGGCCCAGGGAGTGACCCACGTCATCGAGTGCGGTCCGGGCAAGGTCCTGACCGGCCTGACCAAGCGTATCGACCCCGAGCTCACCGGCCTGGCCATCACGGATCCGGCCTCGCTCGAAGCCGCGCTGGCCGCGGTCAACGGAAACTAA
- a CDS encoding MucB/RseB C-terminal domain-containing protein, with protein MALVLPTRWPVLGRAASWQAHRAGWFAATLLTAFLAAHDPARAADAAPAQQGDDVVQLLSRIQQAARKQDYAGVFMYQQGETIQSSRLVHVVDGTGERERLEILDGQPREYLRHNEDVQCLIPERKTVLLERRRGDRFPGLLLGDPANLTEHYKIRTESALHRVAGRECRLITIEPLDKLRYGYRLCADVETNLLLKAQTLNAARGVVEQVSFTSLRLGADVDPQSLSSRWNTRDWRVLEPSMKSVDLSAQGWRIPAPKGFVVVMQVARSMGRGATVNQMVLSDGLAAISVFIEPYDSQRGHHPPPGAAQRGSITVYGTRIADYWLTAVGEVPVATLEQLAEATEYVPVTNAPAADSK; from the coding sequence ATGGCCCTTGTGCTTCCGACCCGTTGGCCGGTGCTGGGAAGGGCTGCCTCGTGGCAGGCCCACCGCGCCGGCTGGTTCGCCGCTACGCTTCTGACCGCTTTTCTGGCCGCGCATGACCCCGCGCGCGCCGCCGACGCCGCTCCCGCCCAGCAGGGCGATGACGTGGTCCAATTGCTCTCGCGCATCCAGCAGGCTGCGCGCAAGCAGGACTACGCCGGCGTATTCATGTATCAGCAGGGCGAGACGATCCAGTCGTCGCGCCTGGTGCACGTCGTCGACGGCACCGGCGAGCGCGAGCGCCTCGAGATCCTCGATGGCCAGCCGCGCGAATACCTGCGCCACAACGAAGACGTGCAGTGCCTGATTCCCGAGCGCAAAACGGTGTTGCTCGAACGCCGCCGCGGCGATCGCTTCCCTGGGCTGCTGCTGGGCGATCCCGCCAACCTGACCGAACACTACAAGATCCGCACCGAGTCGGCGCTGCACCGCGTCGCCGGGCGCGAATGCCGGTTGATCACTATCGAACCGCTGGACAAGTTGCGCTATGGCTATCGCCTCTGTGCCGATGTCGAAACCAATCTGCTGCTGAAGGCCCAGACCCTCAATGCCGCCCGCGGCGTGGTCGAGCAGGTGTCGTTCACGTCCCTGCGCCTGGGAGCCGACGTCGACCCGCAATCGCTGTCGTCGCGCTGGAACACGCGCGACTGGCGCGTGCTCGAGCCTTCGATGAAGTCCGTGGACCTGAGCGCCCAGGGTTGGCGCATCCCGGCGCCCAAGGGCTTTGTGGTGGTCATGCAGGTGGCGCGCTCGATGGGGCGCGGCGCGACGGTCAACCAGATGGTGCTGTCGGATGGACTGGCGGCCATTTCGGTGTTCATCGAGCCTTACGACAGCCAGCGCGGCCATCATCCTCCGCCTGGCGCGGCGCAGCGCGGTTCCATTACCGTGTATGGCACGCGCATCGCCGACTACTGGCTGACGGCCGTGGGCGAAGTGCCCGTGGCGACGCTGGAACAATTGGCGGAAGCGACCGAATACGTACCCGTGACGAACGCTCCGGCGGCCGATTCCAAGTGA
- a CDS encoding sigma-E factor negative regulatory protein, translated as MQTTAAKSVVSSESSWEESVSAWMDGEETDDILPGLLTREGRQTWDTYHLIGDALRNSDLALTPSASFHARLSRALDAELPIVAAPRRRSPLRLGLSGLAVAAAVATVAWVAQPYLAGGNPGAETRVLADASLGSSTDTSGLSDYLEAHRQMAGPSAVRQVSFDVGAGR; from the coding sequence ATGCAGACTACAGCAGCCAAGTCCGTCGTTTCCTCGGAGTCCTCCTGGGAGGAATCCGTTTCCGCCTGGATGGACGGAGAAGAAACCGACGATATTCTTCCCGGCCTGTTGACCCGCGAGGGGCGGCAGACCTGGGATACCTATCACCTCATTGGTGATGCCCTGCGCAACAGTGATCTGGCGCTGACGCCCAGCGCCAGTTTCCATGCCCGCCTGTCGCGCGCGCTGGATGCCGAGCTGCCGATCGTGGCCGCGCCGCGGCGCCGCTCGCCGCTGCGCCTGGGCCTGTCCGGCCTGGCGGTGGCGGCCGCGGTCGCCACGGTGGCCTGGGTGGCCCAGCCCTACCTGGCGGGCGGCAATCCGGGCGCTGAAACCCGCGTGCTGGCCGACGCCAGCCTGGGCAGCTCCACCGACACTTCGGGCCTGAGCGACTACCTGGAGGCCCATCGCCAGATGGCCGGCCCCAGCGCGGTGCGCCAGGTGTCGTTCGATGTCGGAGCGGGGCGCTGA
- the fabF gene encoding beta-ketoacyl-ACP synthase II — protein MKRRVVITGLGIVSPVGNDLTTAWDNIVNGRSGISRITRFDPSAITTHIAGEVKDFDISAYISAKEARQMDTFIHYGLAAGMQAWRDSGLEVTEANAERIGVIVGSGIGGLPRIEETQVEYMAKGPRRISPFFVPGSLINLISGHLSIAYGMKGPSYAVVSACTTGLHCIGDAARLIEYGDADVMVAGGAESTVSPLGIGGFAAMRALSTRNDDPQTASRPWDRDRDGFVLGEGAGVLVLEEYEHAKKRGARIYGEFAGYGMSSDAHHITAPDKDGPRRGVLNALRNGGLNLEDVQYVNAHGTSTPLGDKNETDALKLAFGDHAKKLVVNSTKSMTGHLLGAAGGIEAVFTTLAVYNQVSPPTINIFNQDPECDLDYCANEARQMKIDVGLSNSFGFGGTNGSMAVRRI, from the coding sequence GTGAAGCGACGAGTCGTCATCACTGGCCTTGGTATCGTGTCGCCTGTCGGCAACGACCTGACCACCGCTTGGGACAATATCGTCAACGGACGTTCTGGCATCAGCCGCATCACCCGTTTCGATCCCTCGGCCATCACCACCCACATCGCCGGCGAAGTCAAGGACTTCGACATCAGCGCCTATATCTCGGCCAAGGAAGCCCGCCAGATGGATACCTTCATCCATTACGGCCTGGCTGCCGGGATGCAGGCCTGGCGCGACAGCGGCCTGGAAGTCACCGAAGCCAACGCCGAACGCATCGGCGTGATCGTCGGCTCGGGCATCGGCGGCCTGCCGCGCATCGAGGAAACCCAGGTCGAATACATGGCCAAGGGTCCGCGCCGCATCTCGCCGTTCTTCGTGCCGGGTTCGCTGATCAACCTGATCTCCGGCCATCTGTCCATCGCCTACGGCATGAAGGGCCCCAGCTACGCCGTCGTATCGGCCTGCACCACGGGCCTGCACTGCATCGGCGACGCGGCCCGCCTGATCGAGTACGGCGATGCCGACGTCATGGTGGCTGGTGGCGCCGAATCGACCGTGTCGCCGCTGGGCATCGGCGGTTTCGCCGCGATGCGCGCGCTGTCGACGCGCAACGATGATCCTCAGACGGCCTCGCGTCCCTGGGACCGCGACCGCGACGGCTTCGTGCTGGGCGAGGGCGCGGGCGTGCTGGTGCTGGAAGAATACGAACACGCCAAGAAGCGTGGCGCGCGCATCTATGGCGAGTTCGCGGGCTACGGCATGAGCTCCGATGCGCATCACATCACGGCTCCCGACAAGGACGGCCCGCGCCGCGGCGTGCTCAACGCGCTGCGCAACGGCGGCCTGAACCTGGAAGACGTCCAGTACGTCAACGCGCACGGCACCTCGACGCCCCTGGGCGACAAGAACGAAACCGATGCGCTGAAGCTGGCTTTCGGCGACCACGCCAAGAAGCTGGTGGTGAACTCGACCAAGTCCATGACCGGCCACCTGCTCGGCGCCGCCGGCGGCATCGAGGCCGTGTTCACGACGCTGGCCGTCTACAACCAGGTCTCGCCTCCGACCATCAACATCTTCAACCAGGATCCGGAATGCGACCTGGACTACTGCGCCAACGAGGCGCGGCAGATGAAGATCGATGTCGGCCTGTCCAACTCCTTCGGCTTCGGCGGCACCAACGGCTCCATGGCCGTTCGCCGGATCTGA
- the rnc gene encoding ribonuclease III has protein sequence MSLATLENRLDHHFGDPALLEQALTHRSHGARHNERLEFLGDSVLNFVVAAMLFERYSKIDEGDLSRLRANLVKQASLADIAQRLELSQYLRLGEGELKSGGFRRPSILADTVEALFGAVFLDAGFDAARRVIVRQYQPVLASVDPKTLGKDAKTLLQEFLQGRKLALPVYTVVATHGAAHSQQFEVECAIPALEIKVNAPGASRRAAEQSAAKLALEAAQAISPASKAARKSGKARKTAQLSLPVAVSQETK, from the coding sequence ATGTCGCTAGCCACGCTAGAAAACCGGCTGGATCACCACTTCGGTGACCCAGCACTGCTTGAACAGGCGCTGACCCACCGCAGCCACGGTGCGCGCCACAACGAGCGCCTGGAGTTCCTCGGGGATTCCGTGCTCAACTTCGTCGTCGCGGCGATGCTGTTCGAGCGTTATTCGAAAATCGACGAGGGAGACCTGTCGCGCCTGCGCGCCAATCTGGTCAAGCAGGCCTCGTTGGCGGATATCGCCCAGCGCCTGGAACTGTCCCAATACCTGCGCCTGGGCGAAGGTGAATTGAAGAGCGGCGGTTTCCGTCGTCCGTCGATCCTGGCCGACACGGTCGAGGCCCTGTTCGGCGCCGTGTTCCTGGACGCCGGTTTCGATGCCGCCCGCCGCGTGATCGTGCGCCAGTACCAGCCGGTGCTGGCCTCGGTCGATCCCAAGACCCTGGGCAAGGACGCCAAGACCTTGCTGCAGGAATTCCTGCAAGGCCGCAAGCTGGCCTTGCCCGTGTATACCGTGGTGGCCACGCATGGCGCGGCCCACAGCCAGCAGTTCGAGGTCGAATGCGCCATTCCGGCGCTCGAGATCAAGGTGAACGCGCCCGGCGCCAGCCGCCGCGCGGCCGAGCAGTCGGCCGCCAAGCTGGCGCTGGAGGCGGCGCAGGCCATCAGCCCGGCGTCCAAGGCCGCCCGCAAGTCGGGCAAGGCGCGCAAGACCGCGCAGTTGTCGCTGCCCGTGGCAGTGTCCCAAGAGACTAAATGA
- the lepA gene encoding translation elongation factor 4 produces the protein MQHIRNFSIIAHIDHGKSTLADRLIQRCGGLADREMSAQVLDSMEIERERGITIKAQTAALHYKAQDGKIYNLNLIDTPGHVDFSYEVSRSLSACEGALLVVDASQGVEAQTVANCYTAIELGVEVLPVLNKMDLPQADPDGARQEVEDVIGIDASQAVLASAKTGMGIDEILEAIVARVPAPQGDPEAPLQALIIDSWFDNYVGVVMLVRIVNGMLKPKDKILLMASGATHLCEQTGVFTPKSQQRPHLSAGEVGFIIAGIKQLEDAKVGDTVTLASKPAAAPLPGFKEVKPQVFAGLYPVESSEYDQLRDSLEKLKLNDAALMFEPEVSQALGFGFRCGFLGLLHMEIVQERLEREFDMDIITTAPSVVYEVEQRDGSVITVESPSRMPEIGKIADIREPIVKVTLFMPQDYVGPVMTLCNNKRGVQINMSYHGRQVHLVYEIPLAEIVLDFFDKLKSVSRGYASMDYEFLEYRSADVVRVDLLINNDRVDALAVIVHRSNARHRARDVVTRMRGLIPRQMFDVVIQAAIGAEIIARENVKALRKNVLAKCYGGDISRKKKLLEKQKAGKKRMKQVGTVEIPQEAFLAILQVEDK, from the coding sequence ATGCAGCATATTCGCAACTTCTCCATCATTGCCCACATCGATCACGGCAAATCGACCCTGGCCGATCGCCTGATCCAGCGCTGCGGCGGATTGGCGGATCGCGAAATGTCGGCCCAGGTGCTCGACTCCATGGAGATCGAGCGTGAGCGCGGCATTACCATCAAGGCCCAGACGGCCGCCCTGCACTACAAGGCGCAGGACGGCAAGATCTACAACCTGAACCTGATCGACACCCCGGGGCACGTCGACTTCTCGTACGAAGTCAGCCGCTCGCTCTCTGCCTGCGAGGGCGCGCTGCTGGTGGTTGACGCCTCGCAGGGCGTCGAAGCGCAGACCGTGGCCAACTGCTACACCGCCATCGAGCTGGGCGTGGAAGTGCTGCCGGTGCTGAACAAGATGGACCTGCCGCAGGCCGATCCGGACGGCGCGCGCCAGGAGGTCGAGGACGTCATCGGCATTGACGCCTCGCAGGCGGTGCTGGCCAGCGCCAAGACCGGCATGGGCATCGACGAGATCCTCGAGGCCATCGTGGCGCGCGTGCCGGCTCCCCAGGGCGATCCCGAGGCGCCGCTGCAGGCGCTGATCATCGATTCGTGGTTCGACAACTACGTGGGCGTGGTGATGCTGGTGCGCATCGTCAACGGCATGCTCAAGCCCAAGGACAAGATCCTGCTGATGGCTTCCGGCGCCACCCACCTGTGCGAGCAGACCGGGGTGTTCACGCCCAAGTCGCAGCAGCGTCCGCACCTGTCGGCGGGCGAGGTGGGCTTCATCATCGCCGGCATCAAGCAACTCGAGGACGCCAAGGTGGGCGACACCGTGACGCTCGCGAGCAAGCCTGCGGCCGCGCCGCTGCCCGGCTTCAAGGAAGTCAAGCCGCAGGTGTTCGCCGGCCTCTACCCGGTCGAAAGCTCCGAATACGACCAACTGCGCGATTCGCTCGAGAAGCTCAAGCTGAACGACGCCGCGCTGATGTTCGAGCCCGAAGTGTCGCAGGCGTTGGGCTTTGGCTTTCGCTGCGGCTTCCTCGGCCTGCTGCACATGGAGATCGTGCAGGAGCGCCTGGAGCGCGAGTTCGACATGGACATCATCACCACCGCGCCGTCGGTGGTGTACGAGGTCGAGCAGCGCGATGGTTCGGTGATCACCGTCGAAAGCCCGTCGCGCATGCCGGAAATCGGCAAGATCGCCGACATTCGCGAGCCGATCGTGAAGGTCACGCTGTTCATGCCGCAGGACTACGTCGGCCCCGTGATGACGCTGTGCAACAACAAGCGCGGCGTGCAGATCAACATGAGCTATCACGGCCGCCAGGTGCACCTGGTGTACGAGATCCCGCTGGCCGAGATCGTGCTGGACTTCTTCGACAAGCTCAAGTCGGTGTCGCGCGGCTATGCCTCGATGGACTATGAGTTCCTCGAATACCGCTCGGCCGACGTGGTGCGGGTGGACCTGCTGATCAACAACGACCGCGTCGACGCGCTGGCCGTGATCGTCCACCGCAGCAACGCCCGCCACCGCGCGCGCGACGTGGTGACGCGCATGCGCGGCCTGATTCCGCGGCAGATGTTCGACGTGGTGATCCAGGCCGCCATCGGCGCCGAAATCATCGCCCGCGAGAACGTCAAGGCGCTGCGCAAGAACGTGCTGGCCAAGTGCTATGGCGGCGACATCTCGCGCAAGAAGAAGCTGCTGGAAAAGCAGAAGGCGGGCAAGAAGCGCATGAAGCAGGTCGGTACCGTGGAAATTCCGCAAGAGGCCTTCCTGGCCATCCTGCAGGTGGAAGACAAATAG
- the acpP gene encoding acyl carrier protein has product MESIEQRVKKIVAEQLGVNEAEIKNESSFLDDLGADSLDMVELVMALEDEFETEIPDEEAEKITTVQQAIDYINSNGKQ; this is encoded by the coding sequence ATGGAAAGCATCGAACAGCGCGTCAAGAAGATCGTCGCTGAACAACTTGGCGTGAACGAAGCCGAGATCAAGAACGAATCCTCCTTCCTTGACGACCTCGGTGCCGATTCGCTCGACATGGTCGAACTGGTCATGGCGCTCGAAGACGAATTCGAGACCGAGATCCCCGACGAAGAGGCCGAAAAGATCACGACCGTGCAACAAGCGATTGATTACATCAATTCGAACGGTAAGCAGTAA
- the lepB gene encoding signal peptidase I, whose translation MSWNFALILFVLLVLTGIIWALDLAVLRRGRERRAQEAMAQYDAALIGDSQEAERLRREAGDKARRVPWWIEYAVSFFPVILFVFVLRSFVVEPFRIPSGSMLPTLQSGDLILVNKFSYGLRLPVIDKKVVDIGKPQRGDVFVFRYPVDPDVDYIKRVVGLPGDEVAYIDKKLYVNGQLVTHVRDGDYFEPDRVSYIAQYKEKLGEVSHNILLDEGRPQEYRPQFQFPNLGNCQYSRDGVRCKVPEGQYFAMGDNRDNSADSRYWGFVPESNIVGKAFFIWMNFSDLSRIGRFN comes from the coding sequence ATGAGTTGGAACTTTGCCCTGATCCTGTTTGTTCTGCTGGTGCTGACCGGCATTATCTGGGCGCTCGATCTGGCCGTATTGCGGCGTGGCCGCGAGCGCCGGGCGCAAGAGGCGATGGCGCAGTACGATGCGGCGCTGATCGGCGATTCGCAAGAAGCCGAGCGCCTGCGGCGCGAGGCCGGCGACAAGGCCCGTCGCGTGCCGTGGTGGATCGAATACGCGGTCAGCTTCTTCCCCGTGATCCTGTTCGTGTTCGTGCTGCGATCGTTCGTGGTGGAACCGTTCCGCATTCCGTCGGGTTCGATGCTGCCGACGCTGCAATCCGGCGATCTGATCCTGGTGAACAAGTTCAGCTACGGCCTGCGCCTTCCGGTCATCGACAAGAAGGTGGTCGATATCGGCAAGCCGCAGCGCGGCGACGTGTTCGTGTTCCGCTACCCGGTGGACCCGGACGTCGACTACATCAAGCGCGTGGTGGGCCTGCCGGGCGACGAAGTGGCGTACATCGACAAAAAGCTGTACGTGAACGGCCAATTGGTGACGCATGTGCGGGATGGCGATTATTTCGAACCCGACCGTGTCTCTTATATCGCACAATATAAAGAAAAATTAGGCGAAGTTAGCCACAATATCCTGCTTGATGAAGGCAGGCCGCAGGAATATCGCCCGCAATTCCAATTTCCCAACCTCGGGAACTGCCAATATTCCCGCGATGGGGTACGCTGCAAAGTACCGGAGGGGCAATACTTCGCCATGGGCGATAATCGGGACAACAGCGCCGACAGCCGATACTGGGGTTTCGTGCCGGAATCCAATATCGTCGGAAAGGCGTTCTTCATCTGGATGAATTTCAGCGATCTCAGCCGCATCGGCCGGTTCAACTGA
- a CDS encoding DegQ family serine endoprotease, producing MSAAFAPVSLAQAPAADTPTPTVALPDFTSIIEKADPAVVNIRTTATVPIRGVGPGGNDPAELFRWFFGPDFQPPGQAPGPRQRPQPQQPEERTVPRGVGSGFFISDDGYIMTNNHVVSDATDIYVTLTDGREFKAKVIGTDERTDVALIKIEAKDMTPLVIGDPKKLKKGQWVLAIGSPFGLDSTVTSGIVSAIGRDTGEYLPFIQTDVAVNPGNSGGPLINLAGEVVGINSQIISRSGGFMGISLAIPIDEAMRVVDQLRATGKVTRGRVGVQIGEVGKDVAEAIGLPKAEGALVSSVEVDGPAEQAGVQPGDVILTFNKEPIKRWTDLPRIVGETKPGTRADMEVWRKGKKMTLSVKVGEIPVDKAVPGKKGATPAPEVTNALGLGVVDVPADVQKKLRIKGGVQVKVAEGAAAKAGLQEGDIVLALNDTDVTGAKQFAELVGKLDKGRAVGLLVRRGEQTQWVAVPASK from the coding sequence ATGTCGGCCGCGTTCGCGCCCGTCTCCCTGGCGCAGGCCCCGGCGGCCGACACGCCGACTCCGACGGTGGCGCTGCCTGACTTCACCAGCATCATCGAGAAGGCCGATCCGGCGGTCGTGAACATCCGCACCACGGCGACGGTGCCGATCCGCGGAGTGGGCCCGGGCGGCAACGATCCCGCCGAGCTGTTCCGCTGGTTCTTCGGCCCCGATTTCCAGCCGCCGGGCCAGGCGCCCGGTCCGCGCCAGCGTCCGCAGCCGCAGCAACCCGAGGAGCGTACCGTGCCGCGTGGCGTGGGCTCGGGTTTCTTCATCTCGGATGACGGCTACATCATGACCAACAACCACGTGGTCAGCGACGCAACCGACATCTACGTCACCCTCACCGACGGCCGCGAGTTCAAGGCCAAGGTCATCGGCACCGACGAGCGCACCGACGTGGCGCTGATCAAGATCGAAGCCAAGGACATGACGCCGCTGGTGATCGGCGATCCCAAGAAGCTCAAGAAGGGCCAGTGGGTGCTGGCGATCGGCTCGCCGTTCGGCCTGGATTCCACCGTCACGTCGGGTATCGTCAGCGCCATCGGCCGCGATACGGGCGAATACCTGCCGTTCATCCAGACGGACGTGGCGGTCAACCCGGGCAATTCGGGCGGTCCGCTGATCAACCTGGCGGGCGAGGTGGTGGGCATCAACTCCCAGATCATCTCGCGCAGCGGCGGCTTCATGGGTATTTCGCTGGCCATCCCGATCGACGAGGCGATGCGGGTGGTGGACCAGCTGCGCGCCACCGGCAAGGTCACGCGCGGCCGCGTGGGCGTCCAGATCGGCGAAGTGGGCAAGGACGTGGCCGAGGCCATCGGGCTGCCCAAGGCCGAAGGCGCCCTGGTGAGCAGTGTCGAGGTCGATGGTCCGGCCGAACAGGCCGGCGTGCAGCCGGGCGACGTGATCCTGACCTTCAACAAGGAACCGATCAAGCGCTGGACCGATCTGCCCCGCATCGTCGGTGAAACCAAGCCGGGCACGCGCGCCGACATGGAAGTGTGGCGCAAGGGCAAGAAGATGACCCTGTCGGTCAAGGTGGGCGAGATTCCCGTGGACAAGGCGGTGCCGGGCAAGAAGGGCGCGACGCCCGCGCCGGAAGTCACCAATGCGCTGGGTCTTGGCGTGGTGGACGTGCCCGCCGACGTGCAGAAGAAGCTGCGTATCAAGGGCGGCGTGCAGGTCAAGGTCGCCGAAGGCGCGGCCGCCAAGGCCGGGCTGCAGGAAGGCGATATTGTGTTGGCTCTGAACGACACCGACGTCACCGGCGCCAAACAGTTCGCGGAGCTGGTCGGCAAGCTGGACAAGGGCCGCGCGGTCGGTCTGCTGGTACGCCGCGGCGAGCAGACCCAGTGGGTGGCGGTGCCCGCAAGCAAATAA
- the rpoE gene encoding RNA polymerase sigma factor RpoE yields the protein MSEREVDAELVARVQRGDKKAFDLLVLKYQRKILRLLARMIRDPAEIEDVAQEAFIKAYRALPQFRGESAFYTWLYRIAINTARNWLASQGRRPSAPNAIETEDGETFNETDNLTDISTPESMVASREIAETVNAAIEELPEELRTAIVLREIEGMSYEDIAQSMDCPIGTVRSRIFRAREAIATKLRPLLGTDAERRW from the coding sequence ATGAGCGAGCGCGAAGTCGACGCCGAGCTTGTCGCCCGTGTCCAGCGCGGCGACAAGAAAGCGTTCGATCTGCTGGTGCTCAAATACCAGCGCAAGATCCTGCGCCTGCTGGCTCGCATGATCCGCGATCCGGCCGAGATCGAGGACGTGGCCCAGGAAGCGTTCATCAAGGCCTATCGGGCCCTGCCCCAGTTCCGGGGCGAGAGCGCGTTCTATACCTGGTTGTATCGTATCGCCATCAATACGGCCCGAAATTGGCTCGCCTCGCAGGGGCGGCGGCCGAGCGCGCCCAACGCGATAGAAACGGAAGACGGTGAAACTTTTAACGAAACCGACAACCTAACCGATATAAGCACGCCGGAGTCGATGGTTGCCAGCCGCGAGATCGCCGAGACGGTGAACGCGGCCATCGAGGAATTGCCCGAGGAACTGCGCACCGCAATCGTCCTGCGTGAAATCGAAGGTATGAGTTACGAAGACATCGCCCAGAGCATGGACTGCCCCATTGGTACGGTGCGCTCCCGCATTTTCCGTGCGCGAGAGGCCATCGCGACCAAGTTGCGCCCATTGCTAGGCACCGATGCCGAGCGTCGCTGGTAA